The Mucilaginibacter rubeus genomic interval CATGTTTTTACTTTTATGAGAAAAGGTGCCGGGCAAACGATATTGGTGGCCATAAATCTGTCGGATAAAGAAACCGGGGCAAGCGTTGATGCCGGTGGGAACCCGGTTAGTATTATTGGCGATGTTAGACCGGTGCTGAAAGAGGGAAAACTGGCGGTTACTTTGCCTGCTTTTGGCGTTGCGGCCTGGGAGCTAAAATAAAATGGGGCTTCAAGCCCCATTTTATTTGTTTATTCATGTCATTGCGAGCGAAGCGTGGCAATCGCACGGAAGCGTAGCCGCCCTGTATGGCATGCGGTTGCTTCGTCGTTCCTCCTCGCAATGACATTATTGAAACGAGTGGTGGCCTACATCGAAGCCGATGCTTTCACGTTTTCCATGCCGTAATGTTTCAGGATATCCTCAGGAACACCTGTCCATTTGCCGGGTTGGTTACCTGCATAACCAATATCTTTTACGCCAATTTCGCTGGTGAAAAAGCCAGATGCGGTAAGGTCACGCATGCGGTTGAAGAAAGCTACGCCCTGGGCCATTTCTGGCTTAGCTTTAGCTGGGTAAGCGATCATATCAACCAATTGAATCTGCTGATCTTTGGTGCAGTCGGTAAATGGCTTGCCGAAGCGGTTAAGGCACTGCAAGTCCAGCCAGCGTAAGCCGCCGCGCATTGGTGTTTGATGATCCGGAATATCTTTTACGATAAACTCGATGAAATCGGGCACTTTAGCATCAGAGGCACTGCCCGATTTATCATCTTTAGGGATAATAATATCGGCAAGTACGGTGATGGTAGCCATTTCTGCGGCGGTAAAGAATTTATCGGCGTGCAGTTTTTTGTCACGCTCAACCTCAAACGGCTGGCGACCGGTTTCGTCACCCGCTGCAGCGGTGGTTGTTTCTTCAGCGCCTTTTTTGGTATCGGTTTTACAGGCCTCCAGTAATAATCCTGCCGAAAGTGTGGTAAAGCCTAATGCTTTAAGGGAATCACGTCTGTTCATGATATTTTATGGATGTGCTTGTTAAACGTTTAGTTTTTTTCTTTCCTGAATAATGTATTCTGCAGTACGCATTGATAACGCAAGGATTGTCCATGTAGCGTTTTTATCGCCCTGTTGAACAAAAGGAGCTGCATCAACTACAAACAGGTTTTTACAATCATGCGCCTGGCACCATTTGTTAAGGGCCGATTTTTTAGGATCGTTACCCATACGGATAGTACCAACTTCGTGGATGATCTTACCTGGGGCTTCCAAACCGTAATTGGTTTCCGGGCCTTGCGGCGGACCGTAAATGGCTCCACCCATATTATGCATAATCTCCTGGAAGGTTTCCTGCATGTGCTTGGCCTGTTTAATTTCTTCAGGAGCCCATTTATAATGGAAACGCAATACCGGGATACCGTATTTATCAACCACGTTAGGATCAATTTCGCAATAGTTATCATAACGGGCAATGGCAGTACCACGACCGGCCATGCCAAACTGGGTACCATAAAAACGACGATAATCGTCTTTCAATGATGCACCATAACCACCGCCATCTTTCATTTTACCATCGCGACCGGGCACTACACCGTTCATATTTTGGATACCGCCGCTGAAACCGTATGATGGCATGTGTAAACCACCGCCGTATTCAATATGGTAACCACGAGGGAAGTCCAGTTTTTTATTATCCAGCCACCATGGCGAGTAGATATGCACACTACCAACACCATCTTCGTTGTAACGTTTACGGTCTACCAGTTGCGGAAGGAAACCGCCCGCACTTGAACCGGTTGAGTCATGCAGGTAACGGCCAACAACACCGCTGCTGTTAGCTAAACCGCCCGGATGCTGAGCCGATTTTGAGTTAAGCAGGATCCTGGCAGATTCGCCCGCGCTTGCACCGAGGATAACCGTTTTGGCGTTAACCTGGTATTCCTGCAAATCTTCTTTATTAATGTATGATACACCAACAGCCAAACCTTCGGCATTGGTTATCACCTCGCGCACCATGGCATTGGTGATCACTTTTAAGTTACCGGTTTTAATAGCCGGGATAACAAGGCAAGAAGAAGCCGAGAAATCGCCATAAACCTTACAACTGCGACCGCACTGACCGCAGAAGAAACAGGCGCCACGATCTTTATTGCCCGGTAAAGCTTCTGTTAAAACCGAACCACGGCCCGGAATAATTTTAACACCTGCTTTTTGAGCACCCTGTACAATGTACAGCTCATTAAGTCTTGGTTTTGGCGGAGGTAAGAAGATACCATCCGGCTCGTTTTCCAAACCTTCTTTGGTACCGTAAACACCAATCATGCGGTCAACCTTATCATAATAAGGTTTTACATCGTCATAGGTGATTGGCCAATCGTCGGTAAGGCCATCTTTGGCCTGAAAATCGCGCGGGCCCATCCTTAATGAGATACGGCCCCAGTGATTGGTACGACCGCCCAGCATACGCGAGCGGAACCAGAAAAACTCGGTTTTATCTTTAGTGGTGTAAGGCTCACCATCAATTTGCCAGCCGCCAAAGGCCGCGTCAAAATCGCCAAACGGACGGGTTGTTCCCGCGCCGCGGCGTGGTGATTCCCATGGCCATTTTAATTGTTGTGAATCTTTAGCAGGGTCAAAGTAGGCACCGGCCTCAAGCATTAAAACTTTTATACCGGCATTGGCCAAAACGTAACCGGCCATACCCCCACCGGCACCCGAACCAACAATCACCACGTCATAGGTGGCTGATGATTTTTTAATTTGCAGATCGCTCATATTATATCAAAGTATCCTTCTATTCTTATATGGAGAGGAAATTACACATGCCTGGGCATGTTAAACACAATTTAAGTTAAGGTATAAATATATGAACAGGGCGCTATAAACGTGCCCTGTTCATGAAAAATATTAAAGCTCTTTAAGTTTAATGTTACGGTAGCTAACCAGGTGACCATGATCCTGTAAAGCGATGTGGCCTTTAGGATATTGAGCAAAACCTTTCCAGTTTTTGAATTTGCTGTCAGCCAATACTTTGTTCCATTCGTCGCTGCCAATTTTTACATCAACAATCTGGGTGCCGTTAAGCCAAAAAGTAATCTGGCCATCTTTTTTGCGCAGCTTTACTTTGTTCCATTCGCCGGCAGGTTTGCATACATCTTTTGATGGGGCAATCATATCGTATAATGAGCCTGCAAGGTGGTTTGCTTTTTTGTTGTCTTCGGCCTCTTTGTTATCCAATACCTGCATTTCCATACCGGTTAGGTAGGTTGCGCCAAATTGAGGGTCTTCATGCACGCCGAAAATGATACCGCTGTTACCTTCTTTGCTGATGTTCCACTCTAAGGTAAGTTCGTAGTTTTCGTATTCGCCGTCGGTAACCAGGTCGCCATGGCCTTCTGCTGCTTTAGGATCGAGTTGTAAAGCACCGTCAACAACTTTCCAGCCTACTACCTCTTTTTTTAAGTAGGTGTGCCAGCCCTTGGTGGTTTTCCCGTCGAAAAGTTTGGTCTGCGCCGATACCGACAGGCAAAAGGCTGGGATGGCCATAAGGCCAAGCATGATCTTTTTCATAAGTTATAATTGTTTTTTATAGTATCGGAACCGCCATGTAAATAGCTTTGGTTGGTTGAAGCGGCTCCTGTTGGTTTCATAGTATTTGCTCTGTACAAGGTATGTGACTTAAAAAGTTTAAAACTGTTTAAGAACTATATTTTGATAAAACGTTTTAATTACAAATTAAGCGAACATTTTTTAGGTTGCGATAAATATATTGGCTTTTTTTTAATGCTAAAACGATTATCGCAAAAATAAAGTATAAGCCGGCGAAAACAGAGGTAAAAGCTTGGTTACAATTTCCGTTTAGTCATATAAACCGCCAACAAACGTGTATAATTTCCGGCTAATGTCATAAGAAACAAACTGCAGATACATTTACTTAGGCCTGACATATTCCTGATTGTACAAAAACTTATAATAAGTAATATTGCGCCGTTATTCTTAACCGTATGTTAACACATAGGGTTAACCATAAGCAGCTATAACCCAGGCATTATCGGTAAAACAATACTTACTACATTGATCAATTTTTATTTTATAAAACCGGATTTTAAGAAGTCCGCTTTAACACTCCGTTCTAATTTCACGTTTGCGTTAAAAGCAATTTGTGCGCTGCTCATTTTTATCGCAATTGATAACTCAAAGGCCGTTGCCGGCATTAACACCCCTGCCCCGGCAGACTCATTGGCCGATAGCACGCTGATGAAAAAGCGCTTGATTAACCAGGCTTTCGATCATATTTATGAGCAAAACCTGCGTGTATCCGAAGGTGGCAACGATTACTTTAACAAAATAAAAACACAGCTCACTGCCGATCTGGCACCGAACTTCGTTTTATTCAGTACGCCAAAATCACGTTTCTTCTTTGTGTTTACGGCAAGGGTGAAGATCCGTTTGCTGGCCTCGCAAGGTGCACCGGTAAAATCGCCAAGCTTTATGCCGGGCGCTACCCTGTATTTCAGGGTGAACGAGGATACCTACAATCCAAAATTCTTCTCATTCGGATACTCGCACCACTCTAACGGGGTACGCGGCCCGTCGCTTAACCCTGATGGCAGCTTTAATCGCGATAGCGGAAAGTTCACCACCAACTTTTATACTTTAACTTATTACAGTGGTAAGCGCTTCGATAAAAAAGACCTGATCATTAACCGTTATGATAACCTGGGCTTAGAGGTTCACGCCGGTTTGTTTAACCTGGGCTTGTCTGAAGGATTGAAAGATCATTACGGCTTTATCCGCATTAACGGCAGCCGTATGTACAACTTTGCCAAGGCCTATGAAGATCCGACAGATAAAAGCAAAAAGATCTATCAAAACTGGCAGCGGATCCGGTTCGACTTTACATATATTGCCGATAAGTATGATAACTACTCGAGTTTTGATTTCAAGAAACGTTTAAACGTGAGCCTGAAATATTACTACCAGTTTCCGTTTATGCCCGATGCTGCCCTTATGATTGGCGGCGGCTATCGTGGTCAGGATGATTATAACCAGTTTTTTGAAGATAGCTATGGTTATGTTACCATTGGCTTTGCAAGTAGCTTGACTTTTAACGCGCATAAGCGGTAGTATTATCGCTCATCATTGAATAGGATTACAAAAAAAGAGGGTTCGTTTTCGAACCCTCTTTTTTTGTTTTAAATCGTCGCCGCTGCTCGGTTCCAGCTTACAAGTGTTGGAAAGAGTAAAGTTATCTGGAAAAACAAATCACAACCATGTCGTTGCGAGCGCAGCGTGGCAATCTCGTAGCCAATGCATGGCCGATCTGCATAGCTACGAGATTGCTTCGTCGTCCCTCCTCGCAATGACATAACTTTTTAATTGCTGCCGCAAGCCTGTGGCTTGTGGCCCGCAGGTCAGGTAACACATTACGCAACCCCGCTCATCCCAACACGCATAACCCGCTTTTTTGTACATTTGCGGCATGGCATCCATTAAACCATCTGTACCCAAAGGCACCCGCGATTTTTCACCGGCCGAAATGGTGAAACGCAACTATATTTTTGATACTATTAAATCTGTTTTTCGCAAATACGGCTATCAGCAGATAGAAACACCGACCATGGAAAATTCATCAACCTTAATGGGGAAATATGGTGAAGAGGGTGATAAACTGATATTTAAAGTGCTTAACAGTGGTGATTATCTTGCCAAAGTTGATGAGCAAAAACTTATTGAGCGTAACTCAAATTCTGTTGCGGTTGCTATTTCTGAAAAAGCCCTGCGCTACGACCTTACCGTGCCCTTCGCACGTTATGTAGTGCAGCACCAAAATGAGATCACCTTTCCGTTTAAACGTTTCCAGGTGCAGCCGGTTTGGCGTGCCGACAGGCCTCAGCGCGGCCGTTACCGCGAGTTTTATCAGTGCGATGCGGATGTGGTTGGTTCCGATTCATTATTGAACGAGGCGGAGTTTATTATGATCTATGACGAGGCTTTAACCAATCTTGGCCTTAAAGATTTTAGCATTAAGATTAATAATAGAAAAATACTATCCGGAATTGCGCAGGTTATAGACAAAGCTGATAATATTATTGATTTGACCGTAGCTATTGACAAGCTGGACAAGATAGGCCTTGATGGTGTGATTAAGGAGCTGCTTGAAAAAGGCTTTACGGATGCGGATGTCGATAAATTGAAACCTGTAATCCTACTTGAAGGTAATAATACTGAAAAGCTGGCAAGTCTTAGGGAGGCATTAGCTCAATCAGAGATCGGCTTAAAAGGCTGTGACGAAATAGAAACTGTTTTTGGCTATATAGAGCGTTGCCCGCTGCAAACTGCCAAGCTTGAATTAGATATTACGCTTGCCCGTGGTTTGAACTATTATACCGGCGCTATCTTTGAGGTGAAAACTAACGAAGTGAATATGGGCAGCATCGGCGGTGGCGGTCGTTATGATGATCTTACAGGTATGTTTGGTTTAAAAGGACTTACAGGTGCGGGAATTTCCTTTGGTGCCGACAGGATTTATGATGTACTGGAGGAGCTTAACCTGTTCCCTGCGGGCAGCAACCAAATTACCCGGGTGCTTATATGTAATTTCGATGAAGAAGGTGAACTTTATAGTCTGCCTCTATTACAGGCGCTTCGCCGCAATAATATCAACACCGAGCTTTATCCGGCGGGCGCGAAAATCAAAAAGCAAATGGAATATGCCAACAACAAAAACATCCCTTATGTGGTAGTTGTCGGCGGCGATGAAATGCAAACCGGCTTATTGACATTCAAAGATATGACCAGCGGTGTACAGGAAAAATTAACCGCGGATGAGATTGTGGCGAAACTGAACCGGGATTTGGGGGGATTAGAGGATTAACCGGGATTTTCCTTGACTCGATTTCTCCATCACGTCATTGCGAGGCACGAAGCAATCCCTAACTGTACAGCGTGACTTGCATAGCTGCTCTGCAAATCGGGGATTGCTTCGTGCCTCGCAATGACGGTTTGAAATGGTAAAAAAACAAAAGAGGTTTCATTAACGAAACCTCTTTTTGTTTTAAGAGCTTATTCCTCCCCTTTAGGGGCCGGGGGGCTAACCTTTCACGCGCTCAACGTAAGCGCCGGTAGCAGTATCTACCTTAACCTTATCGCCAATATTGATGAACAATGGTACACGGATCTCCGCGCCGGTTTCAACTGTAGCGTTTTTCATGGCACCGCTTGAAGTATCGCCTTTAACGGCTGGTTCTGTATAAGTAATTTCCAATTCCGCAGAACCTGGGATTGAACCCATGATAGGCTCTTCGCTTTCAAAGGCAACAATTACGTTCATTCCTTCTTTTAAAAATTTAACTGCCGGGCCAAATAATGCTTTTGGCACGTTATGCTGATCGTAGGTAACGTTGTCCATTACTACTAATGAATCACCTTCGTCATATAAATACTGATAATCGTTGGTTTCAACGCGGGCTATGTCAACCTCTTCATCTGTACGGAAACGGTATTCAACCAATTTACCTGATTTAACGTTGCGCATACGGGCCTGATAAAACGCGCGTAAGTTGCCCGGGGTACGGTGTAAAAACTCTTCTACCTGAACTAATTCGCCATTGAAGCGAAGTACATTTCCATTTTTAACATCTGATGCCTTAGCCATAAAATAATATTGAGGCGCAAACTTAGGAATTTGATTTGAGATTTGAGATGTTAGATTTGAGATTTTCTGGCTATAGCCGTTGTTTAAAGAACTATGTATAAAACAGATATGCGATTTATTTGGTCTCAAATCTCATATCTAACATCTCAAATCTAAACCTTATAATCCACAATACTCAGCCGGTGATTACAGAAGCCGTACTCATGTTCCTGGTTGGAGCATACTATAGTGAGGCGACCGGCGGCAAATTGCTGGACAAGACCCAAGTACCAGTCGACACCCTGGGTATCCAGGTTGGAGGTTGGCTCATCAAGCATGAGCATGGGGGTATCGGCACAAAAAGCAAGGGCAAGCTTAAGGCGCTGTTTCATACCCGACGAAAAGTATTTAATAAGTTTATTGGTGCTTTTAGGCAAATTAAGCAGTTCGATCAGTTGGGCTTTATCCATCCCCTGTTTAAAGCTTTTAAACCTGAAATGGAAGTCGACCATCTCACTCATGGTAAACTCCTCTATAAGCTCCAGATAAGGGGCAGCAAGGCTTAAATGAGTAAATACAGTGTCTATCTCAACCGCTTTACCATCATTGGCGAAATCAATCTTCCCAACAGAAGGCGAAAGGCTGCCGTTTAGAACCTGTAATAAAGTTGATTTCCCGGAGCCATTGGGCCCAAGGATGGCATAAGACTCGCCGGAGGTAAAAGTATAATCCACCCCTTTGAAAATCCAGTCGCGGTTAAAGCGGCGGCCGATGTTTTGGAGGGTGATGATCATAGGGAGCTTATGGTTGATGGTTCATAGTTCATAGCCGAAGAACCTGTTTATAGCTTATGGTTGAATGCTGTTTTGGAATTATAGTTCATGGTCATATACAAAGCGGACAAGCATCCGGCTATGAACCATGAACTATAACCCATCAACCATTTAAGTATTCCCAAAACCTTTCATGATACCGCGTTGCGAGTTTTGCAGGAAGTTGATGATCTCATCGCGTTCCACGCTTGGGGTAAACTCCGCCTCGATGATATCAAGCGCTTTGGTTACGTTATATTTTTTAAGGAATATGATCCGGTAGATCTCCTGGATCTCAGCTATTGTAGCCGCCGAAAAGCCCCTGCGGCGTAGACCTACAGAATTGATACCTACATAAGATAATGGCTCGCGACCGGCCTTGGTATACGGAGGCACATCTTTACGTACCAGAGAGCCTCCCGAGATCATGCTGTGTGCTCCAATCTCAACAAACTGGTGTACTGCAGATGAACCACCGATAAACGCATAATCATAAACTGTAATATGACCGGCCAGCTGCACCGCGTTGGCAACAATAACGTTATCGCCAATAACACAATCGTGTGCTACGTGCACATAAGCCATCAGTAAGCAATTGCTGCCAATTGTGGTAGTGTTTTTATCAAGCGCGGTACCGCGGTTAAGAGTAACACACTCGCGGATGGTGGTATTATCGCCTATGGTTACGGTGCTTTGCTCGCCTTTGTATTTTAAATCCTGTGGCGGTGCAGATACTACCGCGCCGGGGAAAATACGGCAGTTTTTACCTATCCGGGCACCGTCCATAATTACGGAGTTGGAGCCGATCCAGGTACCTTCGCCAATTTCAACATCCTTGTGGATGGTAACGAAGGGTTCAATTACCACATTGTCGGCAATTTTAGCCTGTGGGTGGATATATGCTAATGGCTGGATCATGCTTCTGTTTCTTTTACTTTAACAATTTGAGCCATCAGTTCGGCTTCAACAACAACACGGTCGCCTACCATACCAACGCCTTTCATGGTAGCTATACCACGGCGGATTGGGGCTGTAAGATCACATATGTAAATAATGGTATCGCCGGGTACAACCTTGCTTTTAAAGCGCGCGTTCTCAATTTTCAGGAACAGGGTAAGGTAATTTTGCGGATCGGGAACGGTATTTAATACCAGGATGCCGCCAGTTTGAACCATGCCTTCAATTTGCAATACACCCGGGAAAATTGGTGCACCTGGAAAGTGCCCTTTGAAAAATTCTTCGTTAATGGTTACGTTTTTACAGCCAACAACATGGTTTTTGGTAAGCTCCAGAATCTTGTCGATCATCAGGAACGGTTGGCGGTGAGGCAGCATCCCCATAATATCAACGGTATCAAAAAGAGGTTTGGCATTCAGATCATAAGTTTTAACCTGCTTGCGGCTTTTTTCTTTCTTGATTAAAGCTTTGATTTTTTTAGCGAAGGCTACGTTAGCCGCGTGGCCCGGCCTTGCAGCCATGATATGGCCTTTAAGCGGAACACCAACTAAGGCCAAATCGCCAATCATATCCAGTAGCTTGTGGCGTGCCGGCTCATTTTGATGGCGAAGTTCAATGTTATTTAAAATACCCTGCGGGGCAACGCTGATATCCTTACGGTTAAACAGCTTGGCCAGGTGATTAAGTTCTTCTTCATCAACATCCTTATCAACAACCACGATGGCGTTATTCAAATCACCGCCTTTGATCAGGTCGTGCTTTAGCAACATTTCCAACTCATGCAAAAAGCAGAAGGTACGGCATGAGGCAATTTCTTTTTTGAACTCGCTGATGGTTGAGATGCTGGCATGCTGGCTACCCAACACCTGCGAGTTATAATCAACCATACAGGTAAAGCGGTAATCATCTAATGGCATAGCCACCATTTCCACTTTACGGTCGGTTTCAGAGTAGTGAATGTTATATGGGATGTGGTAATATTCACGATCGGCATCCTGTTCAACAAGGCCTGTTTCGGTAATTACGTCAACAAACTGAATCGAGCTGCCATCCATGATCGGTGTTTCGGGGCCATCGAGGTCAATCAGTACGTTATCAACTTCAAGGCCAACCAAAGCGGCAAGTACGTGTTCAACTGTATTTACAGTAGCACCGTTTTGGCTGATAGAGGTTCCGCGGGATGTATCGCTTACGTTATCAACATCGGCATCAATAATTGGAGCACCGGGGATATCAACCCTCCTGAATTTATAACCGTGGTTTTCAGGGGCAGGATTAAAGGTCATTGTAACGCTTTGTCCGGTGTGCAAGCCTGTTCCTGATACCGAAACCGGCGCTTTAATAGTTCTTTGTTTAACGTTCATATTTAAAATTACAGGCTAAGGCTATTCGCTCGCCTTGCCTTTACGTAGTTCTTCAATCAATTTTTCAAGCTCGTAAACCTTACGGTCAAGCTCCGGCAGCTTTCGCAGCTTAGCGTGGGCACGAAGGTAGTCTTTATATGGCATATATGGTGTACCGCCCCATACCTTACCCTCTTCTGTGATAGAGCCGTTTACGCCTGTCTGGGCCGAAAACTGAGACCCGTTGGCTATGTTTAGATGCCCTGCAAAACCTACCTGGCCGCCTATAACAACTCTTTCGCCAATTTTAGTACTGCCCGATATGCCGGATTGCGCTGCAATTACGGTATTTGCGCCAATTTCAACATTGTGCGCTATCTGGATCAGGTTGTCAATTTTAGCACCTTTGCGTACTATGGTTGAGCCCATGGTTGCCCTATCTATAGTGGTGTTTGAACCCACTTCAACATCATCCTCCAAAATTACATTACCAATCTGTGCAATTTTGGTATATGTACCATCCGGATTAGGTGCAAAGCCAAAGCCATCGCTGCCAATTACCGCGCCCGAGTGTACAATCACATTGTTGCCGATTACACAGTCAAAATAAACTGTAGCGCCTGCAAACAGGGTTACATTATTGCCAAGGGTTACATTATCGCCAACATTAACGTTAGGATAGATCTTGCAATTATCGCCGATGGTTGCATTTTGGCCGATATAAGCAAAAGCGCCAACATATGCCCCCGCCCCAACCTGCGCGGTTGGATGGATAAAGCTTGGCTGCTCAATACCTTTTTTATCAAGCCTGAAGGTGTTATACTTTTCAAGCAGAATGGTGAATGAGCTGTACGCGTTCTCAACCCTGATAAGCGTAGCCTTTACCGGGCCTGTTAATTGCTGATCGTTATTAACAATAACAATGGAGGCATTGGTAGTGTACAAAAATTGCTCATACTTAGGGTTGGCCAAAAAAGAAAGACTGCCTAGGCTGGCGTCCTCTATCTTGGCAAGCTGGCTAACAGTTGCCGAAGAATCGCCTTCAACAGTTCCGTTGAGCAGTAAACTTATATCATGAGCGGTAAATTGCATCGGGCAAATTTAAATGTTAAAATTGAAGCAACAAATTATTAATGAGTTATGAACACGCGTTAAAAAGTTTTGACTGTCAATGCGTTTTATTTTTCATTATATCTTCATCTGTGAAGTCTCAGGCCACAAGTCGTAAGGTCTAAATCTCGTCGTTTATTTTTGACCTAAGACTTTTAACTTCCGACTATGAACTAACTGTTAAGCAACTCCTTATTATAGCAAAGAATATATTTTTTCACTGTTTTAGCTAAAGCAACCAGGTTTGAGTTATCGCTGGCTTCGGCAATATCCTTTACCTGGCCATTTTTCATTAATATGCAAATGTTGCCATCGTTCTGGTTGTAAGCATTATTACGGATGGATGTGGTGAACACAAAGTACGCCGCGGCATCCTCATAACTTATACCATATTTTTGCACCGCTTTTTGGCGAAGCTGTTCAACAAAGGCTTCGTCCGGGCAATCATTAGTGATTTCAACCCTGAAGAGATTACGCTGTACCAGGTTTTTGCAGAGCTGGGAAAGTACCAGGTCCGGATGATAGGCCCACACTTTTACCGAGGCCATAATATCGGTATCATCCAAACAGGCAAAAGTTTCCAGGTGGCGATCTTCATTCATGAAAGCATCGAGGCTGATGCGGTTCTTTAAAAAATGCATCAACGCCGGTGTCGCGAACAGGTTTTCGCCCTGCGATATCAGCTCCCGGCCACGCCTGAAAATTTTTGTGAGTACCTCCTCTCCTGCTATTACTGTTTTATGCAGATAAACCTGCCAGTACATCAGCCTGCGGGCAATCAGAAATTTTTCTATCGAATAAATGCCTTTTTCATCAACCACCACGTGGTCGTTTTTAACATTAAGCATTTTGATGATACGCTCGGAGCTGATCACACCTTCGGATACCCCGGTAAAGAAACTATCGCGGTTAAGGTAATCCAACCTGTCCATATCCAGCTGGCTGGATACCAATTGGTGCAAAAATTTACGCGGATAGGTATCATTAAAAATATCAATAGCCATGGTGAGCTTACCTTCAAACCTCGCGTTAAGCTTATTCATCAGCATTGATGAAATATCCTCATGGGCTATGCCATCAATTATGGTATTTTCCAAAGCGTGCGAAAATGGGCCGTGACCTATATCATGCAGCAGTATGGCAATCGTTACGGCTTCTTCCTCTTCGGCCGAGATCTGGTGGCCTTTGCTTCTTAATGTTTCGAGTGCCGTATCCATCAGGTACATTGCCCCTAATGCATGATGGAAACGGGTATGCAGCGCGCCGGGATAAACCAGGTGGGTCATGCCCAATTGTTTGATATAACGTAACCGCTGAAAGTATGGATGGGATATAAGG includes:
- the lpxA gene encoding acyl-ACP--UDP-N-acetylglucosamine O-acyltransferase; amino-acid sequence: MIQPLAYIHPQAKIADNVVIEPFVTIHKDVEIGEGTWIGSNSVIMDGARIGKNCRIFPGAVVSAPPQDLKYKGEQSTVTIGDNTTIRECVTLNRGTALDKNTTTIGSNCLLMAYVHVAHDCVIGDNVIVANAVQLAGHITVYDYAFIGGSSAVHQFVEIGAHSMISGGSLVRKDVPPYTKAGREPLSYVGINSVGLRRRGFSAATIAEIQEIYRIIFLKKYNVTKALDIIEAEFTPSVERDEIINFLQNSQRGIMKGFGNT
- a CDS encoding ABC transporter ATP-binding protein; this translates as MIITLQNIGRRFNRDWIFKGVDYTFTSGESYAILGPNGSGKSTLLQVLNGSLSPSVGKIDFANDGKAVEIDTVFTHLSLAAPYLELIEEFTMSEMVDFHFRFKSFKQGMDKAQLIELLNLPKSTNKLIKYFSSGMKQRLKLALAFCADTPMLMLDEPTSNLDTQGVDWYLGLVQQFAAGRLTIVCSNQEHEYGFCNHRLSIVDYKV
- a CDS encoding DUF1080 domain-containing protein produces the protein MKKIMLGLMAIPAFCLSVSAQTKLFDGKTTKGWHTYLKKEVVGWKVVDGALQLDPKAAEGHGDLVTDGEYENYELTLEWNISKEGNSGIIFGVHEDPQFGATYLTGMEMQVLDNKEAEDNKKANHLAGSLYDMIAPSKDVCKPAGEWNKVKLRKKDGQITFWLNGTQIVDVKIGSDEWNKVLADSKFKNWKGFAQYPKGHIALQDHGHLVSYRNIKLKEL
- a CDS encoding gluconate 2-dehydrogenase subunit 3 family protein, with the protein product MNRRDSLKALGFTTLSAGLLLEACKTDTKKGAEETTTAAAGDETGRQPFEVERDKKLHADKFFTAAEMATITVLADIIIPKDDKSGSASDAKVPDFIEFIVKDIPDHQTPMRGGLRWLDLQCLNRFGKPFTDCTKDQQIQLVDMIAYPAKAKPEMAQGVAFFNRMRDLTASGFFTSEIGVKDIGYAGNQPGKWTGVPEDILKHYGMENVKASASM
- a CDS encoding GMC family oxidoreductase; the protein is MSDLQIKKSSATYDVVIVGSGAGGGMAGYVLANAGIKVLMLEAGAYFDPAKDSQQLKWPWESPRRGAGTTRPFGDFDAAFGGWQIDGEPYTTKDKTEFFWFRSRMLGGRTNHWGRISLRMGPRDFQAKDGLTDDWPITYDDVKPYYDKVDRMIGVYGTKEGLENEPDGIFLPPPKPRLNELYIVQGAQKAGVKIIPGRGSVLTEALPGNKDRGACFFCGQCGRSCKVYGDFSASSCLVIPAIKTGNLKVITNAMVREVITNAEGLAVGVSYINKEDLQEYQVNAKTVILGASAGESARILLNSKSAQHPGGLANSSGVVGRYLHDSTGSSAGGFLPQLVDRKRYNEDGVGSVHIYSPWWLDNKKLDFPRGYHIEYGGGLHMPSYGFSGGIQNMNGVVPGRDGKMKDGGGYGASLKDDYRRFYGTQFGMAGRGTAIARYDNYCEIDPNVVDKYGIPVLRFHYKWAPEEIKQAKHMQETFQEIMHNMGGAIYGPPQGPETNYGLEAPGKIIHEVGTIRMGNDPKKSALNKWCQAHDCKNLFVVDAAPFVQQGDKNATWTILALSMRTAEYIIQERKKLNV
- the hisS gene encoding histidine--tRNA ligase gives rise to the protein MASIKPSVPKGTRDFSPAEMVKRNYIFDTIKSVFRKYGYQQIETPTMENSSTLMGKYGEEGDKLIFKVLNSGDYLAKVDEQKLIERNSNSVAVAISEKALRYDLTVPFARYVVQHQNEITFPFKRFQVQPVWRADRPQRGRYREFYQCDADVVGSDSLLNEAEFIMIYDEALTNLGLKDFSIKINNRKILSGIAQVIDKADNIIDLTVAIDKLDKIGLDGVIKELLEKGFTDADVDKLKPVILLEGNNTEKLASLREALAQSEIGLKGCDEIETVFGYIERCPLQTAKLELDITLARGLNYYTGAIFEVKTNEVNMGSIGGGGRYDDLTGMFGLKGLTGAGISFGADRIYDVLEELNLFPAGSNQITRVLICNFDEEGELYSLPLLQALRRNNINTELYPAGAKIKKQMEYANNKNIPYVVVVGGDEMQTGLLTFKDMTSGVQEKLTADEIVAKLNRDLGGLED
- the efp gene encoding elongation factor P, with product MAKASDVKNGNVLRFNGELVQVEEFLHRTPGNLRAFYQARMRNVKSGKLVEYRFRTDEEVDIARVETNDYQYLYDEGDSLVVMDNVTYDQHNVPKALFGPAVKFLKEGMNVIVAFESEEPIMGSIPGSAELEITYTEPAVKGDTSSGAMKNATVETGAEIRVPLFINIGDKVKVDTATGAYVERVKG